The Salvelinus namaycush isolate Seneca chromosome 16, SaNama_1.0, whole genome shotgun sequence genome has a segment encoding these proteins:
- the LOC120061162 gene encoding lysophosphatidic acid receptor 6-like, whose amino-acid sequence MNTSVGDLPGNCSTPADYQLYLFPAVYSLVMALGLPGNVGALYMFIFKITPRTSSNVYVINLALADTAILCTLPFKIHYFLNRNDWVFGDMACRITGTLFFANIYISIAFMTCICVDRYTAVAHPHIYLRLRNSWYTVVVSVAVWVVAGVAVLSFIRLGPLDSKPGGGLPHRRSCFENFSKHEWDRRVAPYSLFSLVFGSLLPSVVILVCYPLVARRIALIRTNMARGALRVIYTILAITLLCFMPYHVVHFLHLLRRQGAIHHCPHANAIYNARQVTLALVSLNSCLDPLLYYFTTSRCKWSPSMARFRWIWARRNRGLYTIAVGQ is encoded by the coding sequence ATGAATACATCTGTTGGAGATTTACCTGGCAACTGCAGTACCCCAGCAGACTACCAGTTATACCTCTTCCCAGCCGTCTACAGTCTGGTGATGGCACTGGGCCTGCCAGGAAACGTGGGAGCCCTCTACATGTTCATCTTCAAGATCACTCCCCGCACGTCCTCTAACGTGTACGTGATCAACCTGGCCCTAGCCGACACAGCCATCCTCTGCACCCTGCCCTTCAAGATCCACTACTTCCTCAACAGAAACGACTGGGTATTCGGAGACATGGCTTGCCGCATTACAGGAACACTGTTCTTCGCCAACATCTACATCAGCATCGCCTTCATGACCTGTATCTGTGTGGATCGATACACGGCCGTCGCCCATCCTCACATCTATCTGAGGCTCCGGAACTCGTGGTATACTGTAGTGGTGAGTGTGGCGGTGTGGGTGGTGGCGGGGGTGGCTGTTCTGTCTTTCATCCGATTGGGACCTCTGGACAGCAAACCTGGCGGAGGTCTCCCCCATCGCCGTAGCTGCTTTGAGAACTTTTCAAAGCACGAGTGGGACAGGCGTGTGGCGCCGTACAGCTTATTCAGTCTCGTCTTCGGCTCGCTACTGCCCTCTGTGGTCATCCTGGTGTGTTACCCTCTGGTGGCACGGCGCATCGCTCTCATCCGGACCAACATGGCCCGCGGAGCCCTGAGGGTCATCTACACCATCCTGGCTATCACCCTGCTCTGCTTCATGCCGTACCATGTGGTTCACTTCCTGCACCTGCTCCGCCGTCAAGGGGCCATCCATCACTGTCCCCATGCCAATGCCATCTACAATGCCCGGCAGGTGACCCTGGCTCTGGTCAGCCTCAACAGCTGTCTGGACCCCCTGCTCTACTACTTCACCACTAGTCGCTGTAAGTGGAGTCCCTCCATGGCCAGGTTCAGATGGATTTGGGCCAGGAGGAATAGGGGGCTCTATACCATTGCTGTAGGACAGTGA